agacattgcaatgcatgcctgGCACAACTGATAGAATAAACCCTTTTAGCCATGCGCTTGTGGCAGCCCTAGGCTTTGCGTGGTCCTAGGCCATTTACTATAGAGGAGCACTAGTATTTTTGATGGGTGCCAtactgggggagggggggatgtatAGAATCTTCCCTAGAGAGTAACATGGTTATGTGGCCCTCTACCGGgatgtttgaaaaataaacagAAAGCAGGAgtttgtatggctttcatttacCATTTGAACATGGTGAgcaccaaaataactaatgtcaTTAAGaaaacctggtttaaacaaaaaaaatctaaaagtcagtcatggggactgtcgacagaagtgaaaactgaattttttttttttttttaatgtgtaatatgaaattatttccaTGTCAAATGtaagcaagaaaatgattttggtattatatcactagcatgtcggtgatgcgaacccataagttttgcccctaccaataataactttaaaactagactaaatgaagttttttcattgaagaGCCATTCCGGCCAAAATgggaattcttttaaaaaaaaaattattttttcaagaaatatgtataaatttttttaatgtagataatacttaaaatttaaggATAACACTGTTTAATTTaagaaatatacaaattttaacatgATTTACAAGCATTGAATCTAGTGGTGTTGACTTTTTAATGGCACTACATTATTTTCTAAGCGTTGGTAGTACCTACTGAATAAAAAGATAAGCTTTTAACAAAGTTTTGAAAGGTGCTATGGTTCAAGAGATGTTTTAAGTGTGTGCACTGGAAATTTCATTGATACAGGTGAGTAAAttcaaaatgtatatattaaacaGTAAGTACATGTTTGTAATGTAACATCCGTGACagaaaacttgaaaaagtttttCTATTCAGTAATGGACTTTCATTCCTCTATAACAATTAGGCCATGTTGGCATCTAGGTCAGGTGCTGACTGCCTACTATCTTTAAGTCactatacaatttttaatatttaaaaaataagtgtcACGGATGTTACACATTTAAGGTGTTAGCATTTTTACCACCAGTATTTATATGTCAGAATGTCTCTGGGCTTTAGCCTACATCATCATAACCTACATAACCTATATTTCAGTATGTGATGGATGTAAATAACCTACATTATCCCATTTTGTTGCAGATAATGGCACCTGTCACATCTGCTGCAAGAACAGCGAAGATGAGAGCAGAAATGGTCGGAAAATACAGAGAGGTGGGCTGAATATTTGAAAAAAGACAGAGAAAGAAATTGGTTGAAGAGGCAAGCAGAAAAACAGAAGTGCATTAATGATAAGAAGCTATTAAACACTAAACGAGAAAAAACAAGACTTAGAGTGCAGGAATGGAGGAAGAAGAAAAGACTAGTAACCAACATTTGTAAGGAGCCTACAAACCTTTCAGCACTGGGTTCCTACACTTCTACCAGCACACTTCGTAAAGCTGTCCACAAGGCACGTAAGAACTTGCCAAATAGTCCTACGAAGAAACAAGCTGTTGTTAGGCAATTGATGAAAGAAATTTTTTCAACTCCAGAGGATGAGCTTTTTAAAGCACAAAAATTTCTAGCACCCAGGGGAAAATTGTACAGAAAAGAAGATTTGGAAACtgcaagaaatttttttgagaatGATGACATTAGCTGGAAAACTTCTGGGAAAAGAGACTGCATAACAGTGAAAAATGAAGTCACaggaaagaaagaaaagaagCAAAAACGTTTCCTTACGATGAGTGTTGTTGAAGCTCACCAAAAGTTTTCTGAACTCTACCCTGAAATACACATATCTCGTTCTAAATTCTTTGAAATGCGCCCAAAACATGTAAAACCCATTAAAGATACTCCACataatgtttgtgtatgcattaaacatgcaaatttcagatttttagctgAGGCTATCTCTCCTTTTTGTATTGGTTATCAAGGAAATTCTTTAACACCAACATCGCTGATTCAAATAATGTGTTGTAATACACATGAAGAACGATGCATGACTAATAAATGCTCTGTTTGCCATTATGATGTAAAAAGTCTGCTGGAACCACATTCTGACTTTTCAAGGGAGGTGAAATGGAATAAATGGATAAAAACAGAGGGTCAGTTGGTAGTTGAAAAGGTATCTTCAAGTCTACAAAACCTTGTAACACAACTAAATACATATATCCCCAATTTCAAGAAGCATGTGTTTGTAAAATGTGAGCAAGCAAGATACTTTGAGGACAAAAAGAATAACTTAAGGAAAGGAGAAGCTGTGATGCAAGTAGACTTTGCTGAGAACTACAGCATCATTTCCCAAGTGACAATTTTTACGTGTTGCTTGTGGTTTGAGGACATGGCATTTTCATATGTGGTAGTAAGTGACGATGTGAGCCATTCCAAACAGTCAGCTTGGACtttcataaaaacaataatttctcaCTTTCAGCAGAACCCAAATGTGTCTTTGTGTGATCTTATAATATTTTCAGACAACTGTTCTTCCCAATTTAAGAGCAAGTATACAGTTTTTAACATGTGCTTTTTGGCTGACGATCTCAATGTGAAGACTGTAGAGTGGAACTTCTTTGCTGCTGGTCACGGAAAGGGTGCAGTAGATGCCATCGGAGGCCAAGTAAAAAGAATGGTTTGGACAACTGTCAAGGCTCGACGTACTACCGTCAATAATGCTGGAGAATTCTTCAATGTAGCTCAAGCTCAGTGCAAGTCCACTGAGGTACTTTACGTAAGCAAAGAAGAAATAGAAGAGACTTCAGTGTTTCTGAACAATCGGTGGGAGAAAGTGAGAGGTACGACGGGTATAAGAGAAATTCATTACTTCAGGAAAATCGATGACTTGCATGTTGCTGCTGGGTTTACCTCAACGTCTGCCAAAAGTAAAGTTCAAGTTGCTTTCAGAGGCAAAGCAGCGATGACAAATCAGAAGTGTAGGTGGAGTGATGTGTATTCTTCTGATACGGACAACAGTGTTGCAGAGTCAAAGTTTGAAGATTTTGAGCAATCTTGTGAAGATAATACTACTGAACTCTTTCATTCCTCAAACACAGATGACAATCATCGACCCATTAAAATTGCAAATATTACTGCTGGTATGTATGTAAAAGTATGCATTACTGGTCATGGAAAGTCCAAAGCTAGCCATCATTATTTTGCAATATGTCAAAGTGCATTGAATGTAAATGGTGATCTACGTGTGCTCTTCTTGAAACAGTATGGTAAAAGTGGAAAGTTATTTGTTCCTGATGAAGACGATGAGAGAGATGTACATGTTAATCAGGTGGTATGTACTATTCCAATCCCAGACATTAAGGAAATAGGAAGCAGAGTGGTGTATAAATTCAAAGACAAAGTTTGTTTGTGATGTGATGTTCTTACAGTTCAATATATTATGTCTTTAAATTTCTGTACACTTCAAATGCTTTAAATGTGTAAGTATACATACTTGGCATGTGTTTTCTTTAGTTGGTTAAATTAGTAATTTTAGTCTCTTTATGTTTATAACAGTTATATTCAGTATTTTTACTTAGAATTTTCAAATTGGCCTGTAAATTTGGGAAAATTTAGGATAATAATACCAGCTGTAACATCCGTGACAAAATGTGTGTAACATCCGTGACATGAAAAAAAGagctataaaatatttactgaatgtgTTTTCTTTGCGTTCGTGATAGTTATGAAACTACCATAGCTTTCAGACAAACATTATGGATAAAAAAGTATTCTTGTGTGAGGCAGAGACCagagtttttttatttcatttgacaATGCCCGAGGTGAGTTCACAAATTTTGTAACATCCGTGACACagccttttattaatttttttgcaaaatttgtaaaatatagtcAACAAAATTTTATCTGTATGAAGATAAAGATATTTTACATGGAGTCCAgtaataaaataatgcaaaataaattctattttgaacatattgaatttaaaattagtacTAATGTAACATCCGTGACAACCGGAATGGCtgtgaaagaataaaaaaatattatcttaaatctacaaataatcaacgttatctctaataaataaataacctgacatttgaagaaatttacatcataaataaataaacaaaagaaaaaacgtAACCTGAACTTAACTacttactaaaaaatatccaatactcgcaatatgtaccacacaataacgttaaaatttccttggaaaataaagataaacttaaaaacttgtatctttaaaaatagaataaattgagttttatccttgaaatataaaaacaattaacacgtcacgtgaccatatcGATGACGAcctacatgaatttactccctatccaaaccttcctatagaagtttcacttcaaaaacagatTGTTtggtatttaagaaaaaaatacctggttttttttcctaacctggTAAAAAGTCAGGCAACTGTTCAGCACCATGAACATGGCTATTAGGTAATATTTAGTGAATATACTTACAGGTAAAGgtatacaataattttattgataagaaaatgaaataacaaacatTGCATAAAAGACCAAGTCTTAATTTATGGATGTGTGTGGTAAGTTAGGTATAGTTTCATTTCTCAGCTGCCTCACCCCTTTCCCCCTTTTCTATTAGCTTAAGGTTCACACTCTTTGATCGGTGGTCTTCTCCTGTTACTCCCGTTTCCCTCACCCATTCATTTCATCTCTGATCCGTTCTCATCGCATCTCATCATCTCTAATAGGTACCTCAATGTCAATGTCATGTTAAGCTCTAATTCATTCAGTCATCTAAATAACCACTGGCATTAAAGCAGGGTCATTGGCAAGCAACAAAGTTTTAAGAGAATCAGCTCTAAGAACTCAAAAACTTCTATAAAAAAACACCATGAACACTTTAAAACATGTTTAAGTGCTCAACAAAAAAGTAGAAGTCCCCATACCCCATACCTACCCCTAAAGGTTAAGTTTATGACTAAACTAGTTCATCAGTTTTGTCTGGAATATTAGATACTGTAAGCCAATTTACaatctaatttttaaaactatt
This DNA window, taken from Bacillus rossius redtenbacheri isolate Brsri chromosome 3, Brsri_v3, whole genome shotgun sequence, encodes the following:
- the LOC134530834 gene encoding uncharacterized protein LOC134530834 isoform X1, with protein sequence MKEIFSTPEDELFKAQKFLAPRGKLYRKEDLETARNFFENDDISWKTSGKRDCITVKNEVTGKKEKKQKRFLTMSVVEAHQKFSELYPEIHISRSKFFEMRPKHVKPIKDTPHNVCVCIKHANFRFLAEAISPFCIGYQGNSLTPTSLIQIMCCNTHEERCMTNKCSVCHYDVKSLLEPHSDFSREVKWNKWIKTEGQLVVEKVSSSLQNLVTQLNTYIPNFKKHVFVKCEQARYFEDKKNNLRKGEAVMQVDFAENYSIISQVTIFTCCLWFEDMAFSYVVVSDDVSHSKQSAWTFIKTIISHFQQNPNVSLCDLIIFSDNCSSQFKSKYTVFNMCFLADDLNVKTVEWNFFAAGHGKGAVDAIGGQVKRMVWTTVKARRTTVNNAGEFFNVAQAQCKSTEVLYVSKEEIEETSVFLNNRWEKVRGTTGIREIHYFRKIDDLHVAAGFTSTSAKSKVQVAFRGKAAMTNQKCRWSDVYSSDTDNSVAESKFEDFEQSCEDNTTELFHSSNTDDNHRPIKIANITAGMYVKVCITGHGKSKASHHYFAICQSALNVNGDLRVLFLKQYGKSGKLFVPDEDDERDVHVNQVVCTIPIPDIKEIGSRVVYKFKDKVCL